A portion of the Paenibacillus sp. PvR098 genome contains these proteins:
- the moaA gene encoding GTP 3',8-cyclase MoaA: MDHHDTVKDRLHRTLRDLRISVTDRCNFRCTYCMPAEIFGAGYAFLEKNKLLSFEELTRLTDIFTRLGVKKIRLTGGEPLMRGELQRLITMINGVEGIEDIALTTNGSLLAKHASALKTAGLRRVTVSLDSLDDERFALINGVGYKVSSVLDGIDAAAQAGFPVKINMVVKKGSNESDILPMSRYFKEKGHTLRFIEFMDVGNTNGWKLDQVVPSRAIVEMINAEMPLEPVEANYYGEVASRYRYAGTDVEIGVISSVTQAFCSTCTRARLSAEGRLYTCLFASEGLDLRTPLRDGASDTELEQLIRDTWQKREDRYSEVRLSHTSSTGIKKAEMSYLGG, from the coding sequence ATGGATCATCATGACACGGTAAAGGATCGTCTGCATCGAACGTTGAGAGATTTGCGGATTTCCGTGACCGATCGGTGCAATTTTCGCTGTACGTACTGCATGCCTGCCGAAATTTTTGGTGCGGGTTATGCTTTTTTAGAGAAGAATAAATTGCTTTCGTTTGAAGAATTAACCCGACTGACAGATATTTTTACGAGGCTTGGTGTGAAAAAAATTCGACTTACCGGCGGTGAACCGTTGATGCGTGGCGAGCTGCAAAGACTGATCACCATGATCAACGGGGTAGAAGGGATCGAGGACATTGCTTTGACGACGAACGGCTCCTTGCTGGCTAAACATGCGTCAGCACTAAAGACAGCCGGACTGCGCAGGGTAACGGTAAGCTTGGATAGCCTTGATGATGAACGCTTTGCCTTAATAAACGGAGTAGGCTATAAGGTGTCGTCGGTATTGGACGGCATTGATGCTGCTGCACAAGCGGGCTTCCCGGTCAAAATCAATATGGTTGTCAAAAAGGGAAGCAATGAAAGCGACATCCTTCCCATGTCCCGTTATTTTAAGGAGAAGGGACACACGCTTCGATTCATCGAATTTATGGATGTTGGAAATACGAATGGATGGAAGCTAGATCAGGTAGTCCCAAGCCGTGCCATTGTAGAGATGATTAACGCCGAGATGCCTTTGGAGCCGGTCGAGGCCAACTATTACGGGGAAGTGGCAAGCCGGTACCGTTATGCCGGTACGGATGTGGAGATCGGCGTGATTTCGTCGGTGACGCAAGCTTTTTGCTCTACGTGCACTAGAGCCAGATTGTCTGCAGAAGGACGTTTGTACACCTGCTTGTTTGCTTCCGAAGGCTTAGATTTGCGGACGCCGCTGCGGGATGGAGCCAGTGATACGGAGCTAGAGCAGCTGATTCGCGATACATGGCAGAAAAGAGAAGACCGTTATTCTGAAGTGAGGTTAAGTCATACTTCGAGCACCGGAATAAAGAAGGCAGAGATGTCTTATTTGGGCGGGTAG
- a CDS encoding alpha/beta fold hydrolase, whose protein sequence is MSIHIDNHLFDSSVQQLTLYCRTWIPIHAKALLIFLHGAGQHSGHYSHVGTECLKRRIALAAPDLRGFGRSGGKRGHIHRFQDYLDDLDELVTRLQSQYSGLPIYLFGHSLGGLIAVRYVQHFADKIAGVLLSSPALGIHFPPFIIKKCIEFFSLVTPSLPIDLIKWNESLRKLQWFHSSFPNWTSEFIHDQMPAIQYTPRWCTEMVHNGAMALSEVQKFHFPVLFLYDVYDPVINADVITQFIETIPSKDKQSIVFQDREHQPLQGYRKEEALEHIFQWLVLRM, encoded by the coding sequence ATGTCCATACATATAGATAATCATTTGTTTGATTCAAGCGTTCAACAGCTTACCTTATATTGCCGAACTTGGATACCTATACATGCGAAAGCCCTGCTTATTTTTTTGCATGGAGCAGGACAGCATTCGGGACATTACTCTCATGTAGGGACAGAGTGTTTAAAACGGCGGATTGCTCTCGCCGCTCCTGATCTGCGAGGATTTGGACGTTCGGGAGGAAAACGGGGTCACATTCACCGGTTTCAAGATTACCTGGATGATTTAGATGAGCTGGTGACCCGCTTGCAAAGCCAATATTCGGGATTGCCGATTTACTTATTCGGCCATAGTTTAGGAGGTCTCATTGCTGTACGTTATGTTCAACATTTTGCGGACAAGATAGCCGGAGTTCTATTGTCTTCGCCCGCACTCGGGATTCATTTCCCCCCATTCATCATCAAAAAATGCATTGAATTTTTTTCGTTAGTCACTCCGTCCCTGCCCATCGACCTGATCAAATGGAATGAAAGTCTGCGGAAGCTGCAATGGTTTCACTCGAGTTTCCCGAATTGGACTTCTGAATTCATACATGACCAGATGCCGGCCATCCAATATACTCCACGCTGGTGTACGGAAATGGTGCATAATGGAGCAATGGCTTTATCGGAGGTGCAGAAGTTTCATTTTCCGGTATTATTTCTTTATGATGTATACGATCCGGTCATCAATGCTGACGTCATTACCCAATTTATCGAAACAATTCCATCAAAAGATAAACAAAGTATCGTGTTTCAGGACCGAGAACATCAGCCCCTGCAGGGGTACCGTAAAGAAGAGGCGCTTGAACACATTTTTCAGTGGTTAGTTCTCCGAATGTAG
- a CDS encoding LD-carboxypeptidase, protein MAIRPPLLKQGDTIGIVTLGSPLEADVIHARVDILKSMGFNVILGQYVYARNGFLAGSDQERAMDLMRMFEDKQVKMILPTRGGVGVAGILPYLDYDSIRRNPKIVTGYSDITVLLNTLYQFADFITFQSLLLIDFRPDTPAYNFNQFFSVTSSYAPYRPIQNPPGIPLVSRVPGNVTGPLIGGTLTSFIGTLGTPFEIDPKSKILVLEDTHEPINTIYRYLNHLKLAGVFEDCIGIIMGECSGCTISYGKSYEDLINEFLVPLGKPLMTNLTTAHGLYKAALPIGARVNLNTMNNTLAVLEPTVSV, encoded by the coding sequence ATGGCTATTCGTCCCCCTTTATTAAAACAAGGTGATACCATAGGAATCGTTACTTTGGGTAGTCCGTTAGAGGCAGATGTCATTCATGCGCGGGTAGATATTCTGAAAAGCATGGGGTTTAATGTCATACTTGGACAATATGTATATGCCCGGAACGGATTTCTTGCGGGTTCAGACCAAGAACGTGCTATGGATTTGATGAGAATGTTTGAAGACAAGCAGGTAAAAATGATTCTGCCTACCCGCGGCGGCGTAGGCGTCGCCGGCATTCTTCCTTATCTGGATTATGATTCGATCCGGAGAAATCCAAAAATAGTAACGGGATACAGCGATATTACAGTATTGTTAAACACACTGTATCAATTCGCCGATTTCATTACGTTTCAAAGTCTCCTGCTGATTGACTTCAGGCCCGATACTCCTGCATATAATTTCAACCAGTTTTTCTCCGTAACATCTTCCTATGCTCCTTATCGGCCAATCCAAAATCCGCCGGGCATCCCACTAGTCAGCAGAGTTCCCGGGAACGTTACAGGTCCGCTTATCGGAGGCACTCTGACATCCTTTATCGGCACTCTGGGTACACCCTTTGAGATCGATCCAAAAAGTAAAATACTGGTCCTGGAAGACACACACGAACCGATCAATACGATCTACAGGTATTTGAACCATTTGAAGCTGGCCGGAGTATTCGAGGACTGTATTGGAATCATTATGGGGGAATGCAGCGGTTGTACGATCTCTTATGGCAAATCATACGAAGACCTCATTAACGAATTCCTTGTACCTCTCGGAAAGCCCCTCATGACGAATCTCACAACAGCACATGGATTGTATAAAGCCGCGCTCCCTATTGGGGCTAGGGTTAATCTGAACACTATGAATAATACGTTGGCTGTACTTGAACCAACCGTCAGTGTTTGA
- a CDS encoding hemolysin III family protein: protein MDYWKEERANAVTHGIGAVLSVAALVLLLIHSLRNGSVWHIVSFSVFGVSLILLYVSSTLLHSARKERWIDIFSIMDHAAIFVLIAGTYTPFLLVTLRGPLGWSLFGIVWGLALAGIIFKLFFVKRFVLLSTLFYIAMGWLVMFAFRPLQEELAQAGIAWLVAGGLLYTLGTIFYLWRKIRYHHAIWHLFVLAGSICHFFTIYFYVLPK from the coding sequence ATGGACTATTGGAAAGAAGAACGCGCGAACGCGGTCACCCACGGGATAGGTGCCGTTCTTAGCGTGGCGGCGCTTGTCCTGCTACTGATCCATTCGTTACGCAACGGAAGCGTATGGCATATCGTCAGCTTTTCCGTTTTCGGTGTATCGCTGATACTACTGTATGTCTCCTCCACCCTGCTTCACAGCGCCCGTAAAGAGCGGTGGATCGACATCTTCTCTATCATGGACCACGCCGCCATTTTCGTGCTGATTGCCGGAACCTATACGCCATTCTTGCTTGTTACGCTACGCGGTCCGCTAGGTTGGAGCTTATTCGGAATCGTTTGGGGACTCGCGCTGGCTGGGATCATTTTCAAGCTGTTTTTCGTCAAACGCTTCGTCCTGCTCTCCACGCTCTTTTATATCGCTATGGGTTGGCTTGTGATGTTTGCGTTTCGTCCGCTTCAAGAAGAATTGGCACAGGCGGGGATTGCATGGCTTGTTGCGGGAGGCTTACTCTATACGCTGGGTACGATTTTTTATTTATGGAGAAAAATCCGGTATCATCATGCGATCTGGCATTTATTCGTACTGGCCGGCAGCATCTGCCATTTCTTCACGATATATTTCTACGTGCTGCCCAAATAA
- a CDS encoding type IA DNA topoisomerase gives MKTLIIAEKPNMGRNIAAAIDPKAKNHRSYIEGEQYIITWAIGHLIGLAEPDAYDERYKKWNFNDLPIIPDQFKLIPNPKTKDQLKVIAELAKRSDRLVNACDAGREGQHIFSLIQRHLKLKHPVKRLWISDLTPETIRKGFAELKEGVEFEPLTRAAKARSEADWLIGMNGSRAFTTKHKELLSVGRVQTPVLALLYDRQKEIEAFTSNKFFEVEAWFAQGESLYRGLWQGERLTDGEKAAALAAKVKGRAGRIESYDVKDTREYPFKLYDLTLLQREANAKFSFSAKKTLDLAQALYEKHKAISYPRTNSNYVTEQNIPEMHRALDQLGKTGYSSLVEQADKKLVHKNNKAVCNPTKVEDHHAILPTHKMPNGLTPDEQKLYDLIVRRFLSHFYPPATYKVHTVLTLAEGERFKSTVKQLLALGWKVIYADQAKEKPTSRGRGKSSEKEEEDEAAEEEIQTPFTLDPAQEVVCKDSAAKEKETQPPKAYTEGTLLKAMESAGKQIEDDELRDAMKDSGLGTPATRASVIERLKHVGYVVMQGKRIAITLKGRTAVELIRGAGVELLTSPEMTGQWERRLNEIARDAASDETFMQNVKRFSALIVEKVRVQSPAAKQAFADQAAAPAPRQRGKGKSSAKPAAASGEAEGREAEAPARTRVKRGTRATAEPQPQAESAAAPQPRVALAACPRQGCGGRIIRGNRGYGCSEYKSGCGFVVWKDSFGATLTDTAVTYLLKHGRTALMKLSDEHGRTLEGRIVLQDKNTGQLRLEPATQES, from the coding sequence TTGAAAACACTCATCATTGCGGAAAAACCAAATATGGGACGAAATATAGCCGCCGCAATAGATCCCAAAGCTAAAAATCACCGTTCATATATTGAAGGAGAACAGTATATTATTACATGGGCGATCGGACATTTGATCGGATTAGCGGAGCCCGACGCATATGATGAAAGATACAAAAAGTGGAACTTCAACGATCTGCCCATCATTCCCGATCAGTTTAAGCTGATACCGAATCCGAAGACGAAGGACCAGCTGAAGGTTATTGCCGAGCTGGCTAAGCGAAGCGATCGCCTCGTTAATGCATGCGATGCCGGAAGGGAAGGGCAGCACATTTTTTCCTTGATCCAACGCCATCTGAAGCTGAAGCATCCGGTAAAGCGTCTTTGGATTTCGGACTTAACGCCGGAGACGATCCGCAAAGGGTTCGCCGAGCTAAAGGAGGGAGTAGAGTTCGAGCCTTTGACACGTGCGGCGAAGGCCAGGAGCGAGGCTGATTGGCTGATCGGCATGAACGGTTCGCGCGCCTTCACAACCAAGCACAAAGAACTGCTGTCAGTTGGTCGAGTACAGACGCCGGTGCTAGCGCTGCTTTATGACCGGCAGAAGGAAATCGAAGCGTTTACGTCCAACAAGTTCTTCGAGGTGGAAGCCTGGTTCGCGCAGGGAGAGAGCTTGTACCGCGGGTTGTGGCAGGGAGAGAGGCTGACCGACGGTGAGAAAGCGGCTGCGCTCGCGGCTAAAGTGAAGGGACGGGCTGGCCGAATCGAGAGCTACGACGTAAAGGATACGAGGGAGTATCCGTTCAAACTGTATGATCTCACTCTGCTGCAGAGAGAAGCTAATGCCAAGTTCAGCTTTTCGGCGAAGAAGACGCTGGATCTGGCTCAGGCACTATATGAGAAGCATAAGGCGATCAGCTACCCCCGTACTAACTCCAACTATGTGACGGAGCAAAATATTCCCGAGATGCATCGAGCGCTGGACCAGCTCGGCAAAACCGGTTATTCGTCTCTGGTGGAACAAGCGGATAAGAAGCTTGTGCATAAAAATAACAAAGCGGTGTGCAACCCGACGAAGGTAGAGGATCACCATGCCATCCTGCCAACGCATAAGATGCCAAACGGACTGACGCCCGATGAGCAGAAGCTGTATGATTTGATTGTACGGCGGTTTTTGTCGCACTTCTATCCGCCAGCCACTTACAAAGTGCATACGGTGCTCACGTTGGCAGAAGGCGAGCGGTTCAAGAGCACCGTAAAGCAGCTGCTGGCGCTCGGCTGGAAAGTCATTTATGCTGATCAGGCCAAGGAAAAGCCGACAAGCCGCGGACGGGGGAAGTCCTCCGAGAAGGAGGAGGAAGACGAGGCCGCTGAAGAGGAAATTCAAACTCCTTTTACGCTGGATCCTGCTCAGGAGGTTGTCTGTAAAGACAGCGCAGCCAAGGAGAAGGAGACGCAGCCTCCGAAGGCTTACACGGAAGGAACGCTGCTGAAGGCAATGGAAAGCGCCGGGAAGCAGATCGAAGATGATGAGCTGCGGGACGCGATGAAGGATTCCGGTCTTGGGACACCGGCAACCCGGGCTTCGGTCATCGAACGGCTGAAGCACGTCGGCTATGTCGTGATGCAGGGCAAGCGGATTGCGATCACGCTCAAAGGGCGCACCGCCGTGGAGCTGATTCGCGGCGCAGGTGTCGAGCTGCTGACCTCACCGGAGATGACCGGCCAATGGGAGCGCCGGCTCAACGAGATCGCCCGCGATGCGGCCTCTGACGAGACGTTCATGCAGAACGTCAAGCGCTTCTCCGCCCTGATCGTAGAGAAGGTGCGCGTGCAGTCACCGGCAGCGAAGCAGGCGTTCGCGGACCAGGCGGCGGCTCCGGCCCCGCGACAGAGGGGCAAAGGCAAGAGCAGCGCCAAACCCGCGGCTGCCAGTGGCGAAGCCGAAGGCCGCGAAGCGGAGGCGCCTGCGCGGACGCGGGTCAAACGCGGCACCCGCGCGACTGCCGAGCCGCAGCCGCAGGCCGAGAGCGCGGCGGCGCCTCAGCCGCGGGTTGCATTAGCCGCGTGCCCGCGCCAGGGCTGCGGTGGGCGGATTATCCGCGGCAACCGCGGCTACGGCTGCAGCGAATATAAGAGTGGCTGCGGCTTCGTAGTATGGAAGGACAGCTTCGGAGCGACGCTGACCGATACGGCCGTGACGTATTTGCTCAAGCACGGTCGGACGGCGCTGATGAAGCTGTCTGATGAACACGGGCGCACGCTCGAAGGACGTATTGTGCTCCAAGACAAAAACACCGGTCAGCTAAGGCTGGAGCCGGCGACGCAAGAATCTTAA
- a CDS encoding DUF4395 domain-containing protein has translation MKEIPIPYVRANQTGIVLFVVLAILFQQPFLIAALWAIQMIGLWQGVRANLIVQLAAPLLRSRIAGAQTEAAELQRFNNSIAVALLTLSILSFWLMPGGWIGYLFAGVVAIAAFVAICGFCVGCFIYFQFKQLRRR, from the coding sequence ATGAAAGAAATTCCTATCCCTTATGTCCGTGCGAATCAGACGGGTATCGTGTTATTTGTGGTTCTCGCCATCCTATTCCAACAGCCCTTTCTGATTGCCGCCTTATGGGCGATTCAAATGATCGGCTTATGGCAGGGTGTGCGTGCGAACCTGATCGTACAGCTGGCAGCCCCGCTGCTGCGCAGCCGTATAGCCGGTGCTCAGACGGAAGCCGCTGAGCTGCAGCGGTTTAACAATTCCATCGCCGTGGCATTATTGACTTTATCTATACTTTCTTTCTGGTTAATGCCTGGAGGCTGGATAGGCTATCTCTTTGCAGGAGTGGTAGCCATTGCGGCATTCGTTGCGATCTGCGGATTCTGTGTCGGATGCTTTATCTATTTCCAGTTCAAACAGCTTCGCCGCCGATAA
- a CDS encoding N-acyl-D-glucosamine 2-epimerase, whose translation MPIRTFIRGIPPQVSPSVKFPQPTIQIDPTFAYYSNRSEDSIAAELELAGYRSIRYFVTNETAVNGRLVSALRERGMEVWAMVLGNGAYGTGHLPADWKDWQMTLLKKTDDGFYRFSLFSHRYTAWKKEASAKLIKQHPFTGFEVAEPYFPEWNGLDTGVYGDVGPWARLAFKRFSGSEMPEFRYPSSPYYYKKDRARYLLWIDFRVQAVNGFLNDLINGPGGIRETNPDIRIATWSLAVNAGNDPVQALREYQGIDAGAMIRTVRPDVHMLQTHWPDWMRARLKPDYVKYYKPFVDRIRASHPSIPLGIQTDIGSLRRMRRSRAWMERFAAAAANQGYRFWTAYEYTIGLPMYEDKPEPIRAYRPEQGVIVLEFNKRLDARSAECSQHYRCVSRGSELLISLTITQVDGHRVVLRSEQFPSESFELRITGIRDTPELWLLKNEAGNETTRGCRVEIPDFL comes from the coding sequence ATGCCCATACGAACCTTCATTCGCGGAATTCCCCCACAGGTCTCTCCTTCAGTAAAGTTTCCGCAGCCTACCATTCAAATCGATCCGACATTTGCTTATTATTCAAACCGGTCGGAGGATAGCATCGCCGCAGAGCTGGAGCTGGCCGGTTATCGCTCAATACGCTATTTCGTGACGAACGAAACCGCAGTCAATGGACGCTTGGTATCCGCATTACGTGAACGGGGGATGGAGGTTTGGGCCATGGTGCTCGGTAACGGCGCCTACGGAACCGGTCATCTTCCGGCGGATTGGAAAGATTGGCAAATGACCCTGCTGAAAAAGACGGATGACGGATTTTACCGTTTCTCTCTGTTCAGCCATCGGTATACAGCGTGGAAAAAAGAAGCATCGGCTAAGCTAATCAAACAGCACCCTTTCACCGGCTTCGAGGTGGCCGAGCCTTATTTCCCAGAATGGAACGGTCTAGACACCGGCGTTTACGGCGATGTTGGTCCTTGGGCAAGGCTTGCGTTCAAGAGGTTCAGCGGCTCTGAAATGCCGGAATTCCGTTACCCGAGCTCCCCCTACTATTATAAAAAGGACCGGGCGCGTTACCTCCTTTGGATCGACTTTAGGGTTCAAGCGGTTAATGGCTTCCTAAACGATCTCATTAACGGTCCCGGCGGTATACGCGAGACCAATCCCGATATACGGATTGCTACTTGGTCGCTCGCTGTGAACGCTGGCAATGATCCCGTTCAAGCCCTCAGAGAATACCAAGGCATCGATGCGGGCGCCATGATTCGTACGGTGCGTCCGGACGTGCATATGCTTCAAACCCATTGGCCCGATTGGATGCGCGCACGACTGAAGCCCGATTATGTTAAGTATTACAAACCGTTTGTAGACAGAATCCGCGCCTCTCACCCCTCGATACCGCTCGGCATACAGACGGATATCGGTTCGCTTCGACGGATGCGGCGCAGCCGCGCCTGGATGGAGCGGTTTGCCGCAGCCGCTGCAAATCAGGGGTACCGGTTCTGGACCGCATACGAATATACCATCGGTCTTCCGATGTATGAGGATAAACCCGAGCCGATTCGCGCATATCGTCCTGAACAAGGCGTCATCGTGCTGGAATTCAATAAACGATTGGATGCGCGATCTGCCGAGTGCAGCCAGCATTACCGTTGTGTTAGCCGCGGAAGCGAATTATTGATCTCTCTCACCATTACCCAGGTGGATGGACACCGGGTCGTCCTGCGTTCAGAGCAATTTCCTTCGGAGTCGTTTGAGCTTCGCATCACGGGAATCCGGGATACGCCCGAGTTATGGCTGCTCAAAAACGAAGCAGGTAACGAAACGACTCGAGGGTGCCGGGTCGAGATTCCCGATTTTCTTTGA